The Iamia majanohamensis genome window below encodes:
- a CDS encoding SRPBCC family protein produces the protein MHLAHTTHIDAPVARVWALTLDVESWPDTTSTMTAIERLDDGPLAPGSTARVRQPAQRARVWTVTAVEPEHRFAWATRALGGRLTGTHTLAADDDGTANTLALDTEGRLAGVLGRLLAPVLRRSLAEENAGFKAAAEATPAPAPSA, from the coding sequence ATGCACCTCGCGCACACCACCCACATCGACGCCCCGGTGGCCCGGGTCTGGGCCCTCACCCTCGACGTCGAGTCGTGGCCCGACACCACGTCGACCATGACCGCGATCGAGCGCCTCGACGACGGCCCCCTGGCCCCCGGCAGCACCGCCCGGGTGCGCCAGCCGGCCCAGCGGGCCCGGGTCTGGACGGTCACCGCGGTCGAGCCCGAGCACCGCTTCGCCTGGGCCACCCGGGCCCTGGGCGGCCGCCTCACCGGCACCCACACCCTGGCGGCCGACGACGACGGCACCGCCAACACCCTCGCCCTCGACACCGAGGGCCGCCTCGCCGGCGTGCTCGGGCGCCTGCTGGCGCCCGTCCTGCGGCGGTCGCTGGCCGAGGAGAACGCCGGCTTCAAGGCCGCGGCCGAGGCCACCCCCGCCCCCGCCCCCTCGGCCTGA
- a CDS encoding flavin-containing monooxygenase, translated as MDHVDVLVVGAGISGIGAGHHLQQLCPDRTYAILEGRDAIGGTWDLFRYPGVRSDSDMHTLGYSFKPWTAERSIADGPSILEYVQETAREEGIDRHIRFGHRVTRAEWSSDDATWTVTAERTDTGETVTLTCGYLFMCSGYYSYRGGYTPTFPGRDRFRGEVVHPQAWPEDLDVDGRRVVVIGSGATAMTLVPALVDQGAQVTMLQRSPTYVVSRPDKDALANRLRKVLPDRWAYAVTRWKNVRLQQWLYRKTRTDPGKVRKVLLDKVREELGPDYDVDTHFTPSYDPWDQRLCLVPNSDLFAAIRSGRAEVVTDHIATFTEDGIELTSGDALEADVIVTATGLQLVTLGEMDFVVDGEPVDFSRTWTYKGLAYSDVPNLASSFGYVNASWTLRADLTCEWVCRVLNHMRATGTDTSVPRLRPSDRAMPERPWIDDFSAGYMQRMMPMLPKQGDREPWVNTQRYDADRKLIAKAPVDDGVLRFTHSRVRGRATTPA; from the coding sequence GTGGACCACGTCGACGTGCTCGTCGTCGGGGCCGGGATCTCCGGCATCGGCGCCGGCCACCACCTCCAGCAGCTCTGCCCCGACCGGACCTACGCCATCCTCGAGGGCCGCGACGCCATCGGGGGCACCTGGGACCTGTTCCGGTACCCGGGGGTCCGCTCGGACAGCGACATGCACACCCTCGGCTACTCGTTCAAGCCGTGGACGGCCGAGCGGTCGATCGCCGACGGGCCGTCGATCCTCGAGTACGTGCAGGAGACGGCGCGGGAGGAGGGCATCGACCGCCACATCCGCTTCGGCCACCGGGTGACCCGGGCCGAGTGGTCGAGCGACGACGCCACCTGGACGGTCACCGCCGAGCGCACCGACACGGGCGAGACGGTCACCCTCACCTGCGGCTACCTGTTCATGTGCTCGGGCTACTACAGCTACCGCGGCGGCTACACCCCCACCTTCCCGGGCCGCGACCGGTTCCGGGGCGAGGTCGTCCACCCCCAGGCGTGGCCCGAGGACCTCGACGTCGACGGCCGGCGGGTGGTGGTCATCGGCTCGGGCGCCACCGCCATGACCCTCGTGCCGGCCCTGGTCGACCAGGGCGCGCAGGTCACCATGCTCCAGCGCTCCCCCACCTACGTGGTGTCCCGGCCCGACAAGGACGCCCTCGCCAACCGGCTCCGCAAGGTGCTCCCCGACCGGTGGGCCTACGCCGTCACCCGCTGGAAGAACGTGCGGCTCCAGCAGTGGCTGTACCGCAAGACCCGCACCGACCCGGGCAAGGTGCGCAAGGTCCTGCTCGACAAGGTCCGCGAGGAGCTGGGGCCCGACTACGACGTCGACACCCACTTCACCCCCTCCTACGACCCGTGGGACCAGCGCCTCTGCCTGGTGCCCAACAGCGACCTGTTCGCCGCCATCCGCTCGGGGCGGGCCGAGGTGGTCACCGACCACATCGCCACCTTCACCGAGGACGGCATCGAGCTCACCTCCGGCGACGCCCTCGAGGCCGACGTCATCGTCACCGCCACCGGCCTGCAGCTGGTCACCCTGGGCGAGATGGACTTCGTGGTCGACGGCGAGCCCGTCGACTTCTCCCGCACCTGGACCTACAAGGGGCTGGCCTACTCCGACGTGCCCAACCTGGCCTCGTCGTTCGGCTACGTGAACGCGTCGTGGACCCTGCGGGCCGACCTCACCTGCGAGTGGGTGTGCCGGGTGCTGAACCACATGCGGGCCACCGGCACCGACACCTCCGTGCCCCGGCTGCGCCCGTCGGACCGCGCCATGCCCGAGCGACCGTGGATCGACGACTTCTCCGCCGGCTACATGCAGCGGATGATGCCCATGCTCCCCAAGCAGGGCGACCGGGAGCCGTGGGTGAACACCCAGCGCTACGACGCCGACAGGAAGCTGATCGCCAAGGCGCCGGTCGACGACGGCGTCCTGCGGTTCACGCACTCCCGGGTGCGCGGCCGGGCCACCACGCCGGCCTGA
- a CDS encoding ABC transporter substrate-binding protein — translation MTSTRHRPARLLGALAVVLLLLASCGGKSDDDSGAPTAEDAGEPVRGGSVTYGLEAETGDGWCLQESQLAISGIMVARSIYDTLTAPNAEGEYVPYLAEAVEPNDDFTEWTITLRDGVTFHDGSPLTAEVVKNNLDAYRGQYEGRASLLFVFVLDNIDTVEATGDLEVTVTTEVPWVAFPAFLHSSGRLGITAQAQLDDAEACDRDLIGTGPFSLESWDQDRELVAVKNPDYWQEAPDGEPYPYLDEIRFAPIVEAEQRVNALEAGQLDLLHASDAPSFLSLDDLAEAGVVTNRDSTAFAEVGFTQINTSKPPFDDERVRQALVLAIDREDYKEVINRGLFTRATGPFAEGSIGYLDDAGYPTEQDLEAARDLIAEYEAEEGALPTITFQTGTTAQGQQIAVYLQQAYEDIGVRMDIANLQQDKLIDNAISGDFDMQAFRNYPGGDPDELYVWWKSGSPVNFGRIDDPEIDRLLDEGRSEPDPEARAQIYQDLNRRFGEQLWSFWSSWTTWRIASSPDVFGYTLDTLPKLPDGSDPFPGLATGHPTLGLWTTS, via the coding sequence ATGACCTCCACCCGCCACCGTCCCGCCCGCCTGCTGGGCGCCCTCGCGGTCGTGCTCCTGCTGCTCGCCTCGTGCGGGGGCAAGTCCGACGACGACAGCGGGGCGCCGACGGCCGAGGACGCAGGTGAGCCCGTGCGCGGCGGCTCGGTCACCTACGGGCTGGAGGCCGAGACGGGCGACGGCTGGTGCCTCCAGGAGTCCCAGCTGGCGATCTCCGGGATCATGGTGGCGCGGAGCATCTACGACACCCTGACCGCCCCCAACGCCGAGGGCGAGTACGTCCCCTACCTGGCCGAGGCGGTGGAGCCGAACGACGACTTCACCGAGTGGACCATCACCCTCCGCGACGGCGTCACCTTCCACGACGGCTCCCCCCTCACCGCCGAGGTGGTCAAGAACAACCTCGACGCCTACCGCGGCCAGTACGAGGGCCGGGCCTCGCTGCTCTTCGTCTTCGTCCTCGACAACATCGACACCGTCGAGGCCACCGGTGACCTCGAGGTCACCGTCACCACCGAGGTCCCGTGGGTCGCCTTCCCCGCCTTCCTGCACTCCAGCGGCCGGCTCGGCATCACCGCCCAGGCCCAGCTCGACGACGCCGAGGCCTGCGACCGGGACCTGATCGGCACCGGCCCGTTCTCCCTGGAGTCGTGGGACCAGGACCGCGAGCTGGTGGCCGTGAAGAACCCGGACTACTGGCAGGAGGCCCCCGACGGCGAGCCCTACCCCTACCTCGACGAGATCCGCTTCGCCCCGATCGTCGAGGCCGAGCAGCGGGTCAACGCCCTCGAGGCCGGCCAGCTCGACCTGCTCCACGCCAGCGACGCGCCGAGCTTCCTCTCCCTCGACGACCTGGCCGAGGCCGGGGTCGTCACCAACCGCGACTCGACCGCCTTCGCCGAGGTCGGCTTCACCCAGATCAACACGTCCAAGCCGCCCTTCGACGACGAGCGGGTGCGGCAGGCCCTGGTCCTCGCCATCGACCGGGAGGACTACAAGGAGGTCATCAACCGGGGCCTGTTCACCCGGGCCACGGGGCCGTTCGCCGAGGGGTCGATCGGCTACCTCGACGACGCCGGCTACCCCACCGAGCAGGACCTGGAGGCGGCGAGGGACCTCATCGCCGAGTACGAGGCGGAGGAGGGCGCCCTCCCCACCATCACCTTCCAGACCGGCACCACCGCCCAGGGCCAGCAGATCGCCGTCTACCTCCAGCAGGCCTACGAGGACATCGGCGTCCGCATGGACATCGCCAACCTGCAGCAGGACAAGCTCATCGACAACGCCATCTCCGGCGACTTCGACATGCAGGCCTTCCGCAACTACCCGGGCGGCGACCCCGACGAGCTCTACGTCTGGTGGAAGAGCGGGTCGCCGGTGAACTTCGGCCGCATCGACGACCCCGAGATCGACCGCCTCCTCGACGAGGGCCGGTCCGAGCCCGACCCCGAGGCGCGGGCGCAGATCTACCAGGACCTCAACCGCCGCTTCGGCGAGCAGCTGTGGAGCTTCTGGTCGAGCTGGACGACCTGGAGGATCGCGTCGAGCCCGGACGTGTTCGGCTACACCCTCGACACCCTGCCGAAGCTGCCGGACGGGAGCGACCCGTTCCCCGGCCTGGCCACCGGCCACCCGACCCTCGGGCTCTGGACGACCAGCTGA
- a CDS encoding iron-containing redox enzyme family protein, with translation MTPDLVLDLTDRRPTAGARPSRPSARGPLSRVLFAWWDGRSDGAEVEPAARTARHLAGIDPLVDDDLHLALWACYQLHYGGLAGVDDDLEWDPATLGFRARLEAAFEGALRAEHDAAALPADAVAALEELRTWAGPPLARTVEEEGTLDHLREFAVHRSAYQLKEADPHTFGLPRLRGPGRAAMVEIQADEYGDGVPGEAHCELFAAAMDELGLSSDEAAYVGQLPGVTLATDNLVSMFGLHRRLRGALVGHLALFEMCSVVPMGRYLAAARRIGGLPALERFYRVHVEVDEHHARLALDGMVRPMVAAAPELGPDVVLGAAALSRAEARLAAHLLRSWDAGTSSLRTPLARTA, from the coding sequence ATGACCCCCGACCTCGTGCTCGACCTCACCGACCGCCGGCCGACAGCCGGGGCCCGCCCCTCCCGCCCTTCGGCCCGCGGTCCCCTCAGCCGGGTGCTCTTCGCCTGGTGGGACGGGCGCTCCGACGGCGCCGAGGTCGAGCCTGCGGCCCGCACCGCCCGGCACCTGGCGGGCATCGACCCGCTGGTCGACGACGACCTCCACCTCGCCCTCTGGGCCTGCTACCAGCTCCACTACGGGGGCCTGGCGGGCGTCGACGACGACCTCGAGTGGGACCCGGCCACGCTCGGCTTCCGCGCCCGGCTGGAGGCCGCCTTCGAGGGTGCCCTGCGGGCCGAGCACGACGCCGCCGCCCTCCCTGCGGACGCCGTGGCCGCCCTGGAGGAGCTCCGGACCTGGGCCGGGCCGCCCCTGGCGCGCACGGTGGAGGAGGAGGGCACCCTCGACCACCTGCGGGAGTTCGCCGTCCACCGCTCCGCCTACCAGCTGAAGGAGGCGGACCCCCACACCTTCGGCCTGCCCCGCCTCCGGGGCCCGGGCCGGGCCGCCATGGTCGAGATCCAGGCCGACGAGTACGGCGACGGCGTCCCCGGCGAGGCCCACTGCGAGCTGTTCGCCGCAGCCATGGACGAGCTGGGCCTGTCGTCGGACGAGGCCGCCTACGTCGGCCAGCTGCCCGGCGTCACCCTCGCCACCGACAACCTGGTCAGCATGTTCGGCCTGCACCGCCGGCTCCGGGGGGCGCTCGTCGGCCACCTGGCCCTGTTCGAGATGTGCTCCGTCGTCCCGATGGGGCGCTACCTGGCCGCGGCGCGCCGCATCGGCGGCCTGCCCGCCCTCGAGCGCTTCTACCGGGTCCACGTCGAGGTCGACGAGCACCACGCCCGCCTCGCCCTCGACGGCATGGTCCGCCCCATGGTGGCGGCCGCCCCCGAGCTCGGTCCCGACGTGGTGCTCGGGGCGGCCGCCCTCAGCCGGGCCGAGGCCCGCCTGGCGGCGCACCTCCTGCGCTCCTGGGACGCCGGCACCTCCTCCCTGCGGACGCCGCTCGCCCGCACCGCCTGA
- the katG gene encoding catalase/peroxidase HPI — MPDEHKDGPEWGALTSAEFQSNEKWWPNALNLRMLHQSHPDSSPFGPDFDYREAFSHIDVDELTRDVDALMTDSQAWWPADWGHYGGFFIRMSWHAAGTYRVSDGRGGAGTGAQRYAPLNSWPDNGNLDKARRLLLPIKQKYGKDISWADLFVFAGNRALETMGFRTLGFAFGRADIWAPEDDIYWGPENEWLAEHDERYTGSFEDGNRTLDNPLAAVQMGLIYVNPEGPNGVPDALRSAQDIRETFSRMAMNDEETVALTVGGHTFGKMHGAVPPESNGPEPEGSGLHDQGFGWANSHETGFGEYTLTSGLEGAWTPTPTQWDNSYLDTIFAHEWELVQSPAGANQWQPKEVREGYMVPPVQPGAPETKPTMSTADMAMITDPAYLEISKRFHEDPEQLADAFAKAWFKLLHRDMGPAARYAGPQVPEERFLWQDNVPVQEGEVIGDADIARLKETILGSGLTTEQLVKTAWASASTYRRTDFRGGANGARIRLSPMSEWDANVQSGVPSVISRLEEIQAEFNAAGGAQVSVADLIVLGGTAAVEAAAQAAGHDISVPFTPGRTDSTQDEVEVDSFQWLEPRADGFRSYVAKLGAIPTEHLLIDKAFMLNLTAPEMTAMVGGLRVLGANVGDEGYGELTDRKGQLTNDFFVNLIDMGTRWAPLDEDEDTYEGVDRETGEPRWKATRVDLVFGANSQLRAIAEEYAAAGGEELMLDAFVRGWVKVMENDRFDLHT, encoded by the coding sequence ATGCCCGACGAGCACAAGGACGGCCCCGAGTGGGGCGCCCTCACCTCCGCCGAGTTCCAGTCCAACGAGAAGTGGTGGCCCAACGCGCTGAACCTGCGCATGCTCCACCAGTCCCACCCGGACTCGAGCCCCTTCGGGCCCGACTTCGACTACCGCGAGGCCTTCTCGCACATCGACGTGGACGAGCTCACCCGTGACGTCGACGCGCTGATGACCGACTCGCAGGCCTGGTGGCCCGCCGACTGGGGCCACTACGGCGGGTTCTTCATCCGCATGAGCTGGCACGCGGCCGGCACCTACCGGGTGAGCGACGGGCGGGGCGGGGCCGGCACCGGCGCCCAGCGCTACGCCCCGCTCAACTCCTGGCCCGACAACGGCAACCTCGACAAGGCCCGCCGCCTCCTGCTGCCGATCAAGCAGAAGTACGGGAAGGACATCTCCTGGGCCGACCTCTTCGTCTTCGCCGGCAACCGCGCCCTCGAGACGATGGGCTTCCGGACCCTCGGCTTCGCCTTCGGCCGGGCCGACATCTGGGCCCCCGAGGACGACATCTACTGGGGTCCCGAGAACGAGTGGCTGGCCGAGCACGACGAGCGCTACACGGGCTCGTTCGAGGACGGCAACCGCACCCTCGACAACCCCCTCGCCGCGGTCCAGATGGGCCTCATCTACGTGAACCCCGAGGGCCCGAACGGCGTCCCCGACGCGCTGAGGTCCGCCCAGGACATCCGCGAGACCTTCAGCCGCATGGCCATGAACGACGAGGAGACCGTGGCCCTCACCGTCGGCGGCCACACCTTTGGCAAGATGCACGGCGCCGTGCCCCCCGAGTCCAACGGTCCCGAGCCCGAGGGCTCCGGTCTCCACGACCAGGGCTTCGGCTGGGCCAACTCCCACGAGACCGGCTTCGGCGAGTACACGCTGACCTCCGGGCTGGAGGGGGCGTGGACCCCGACGCCCACCCAGTGGGACAACAGCTACCTCGACACGATCTTCGCCCACGAGTGGGAGCTGGTGCAGTCGCCGGCCGGTGCCAACCAGTGGCAGCCCAAGGAGGTGAGGGAGGGCTACATGGTCCCGCCGGTGCAGCCCGGCGCTCCCGAGACCAAGCCCACCATGTCCACCGCCGACATGGCCATGATCACCGACCCGGCCTACCTGGAGATCTCGAAGCGGTTCCACGAGGACCCCGAGCAGCTGGCCGACGCCTTCGCCAAGGCCTGGTTCAAGCTCCTCCACCGCGACATGGGCCCCGCGGCGCGCTACGCCGGGCCCCAGGTGCCCGAGGAGCGGTTCCTCTGGCAGGACAACGTGCCCGTCCAGGAGGGCGAGGTCATCGGCGACGCCGACATCGCCCGCCTGAAGGAGACCATCCTCGGCTCCGGGCTCACCACCGAGCAGCTGGTCAAGACGGCGTGGGCCTCGGCCTCGACCTACCGGCGCACGGACTTCCGGGGCGGCGCCAACGGCGCTCGCATCCGCCTCTCGCCCATGAGCGAGTGGGACGCCAACGTGCAGTCCGGCGTGCCGTCGGTGATCTCCAGGCTCGAGGAGATCCAGGCCGAGTTCAACGCCGCCGGCGGCGCCCAGGTGTCGGTCGCCGACCTCATCGTGCTCGGCGGCACCGCCGCGGTCGAGGCCGCGGCCCAGGCCGCCGGCCACGACATCAGCGTGCCGTTCACCCCCGGTCGCACCGACTCCACCCAGGACGAGGTGGAGGTGGACTCCTTCCAGTGGCTGGAGCCCAGGGCCGACGGGTTCCGGAGCTACGTGGCCAAGCTGGGGGCCATCCCCACCGAGCACCTGCTCATCGACAAGGCGTTCATGCTCAACCTCACCGCGCCGGAGATGACCGCCATGGTCGGCGGGCTCCGCGTGCTGGGCGCCAACGTCGGCGACGAGGGCTACGGCGAGCTCACCGACCGCAAGGGCCAGCTCACCAACGACTTCTTCGTGAACCTCATCGACATGGGCACGAGGTGGGCCCCGCTCGACGAGGACGAGGACACCTACGAGGGCGTCGACCGGGAGACCGGCGAGCCCCGGTGGAAGGCGACCCGCGTCGACCTCGTGTTCGGCGCCAACAGCCAGCTCCGGGCCATCGCCGAGGAGTACGCCGCGGCCGGGGGCGAGGAGCTGATGCTCGACGCCTTCGTCCGGGGCTGGGTCAAGGTCATGGAGAACGACCGCTTCGACCTCCACACCTGA
- a CDS encoding Fur family transcriptional regulator, producing MTPRAPLEPADLLRTHGVRVTAPRVAVLRAVADQPHCTTEQADAAVRRAIGAVSRQAVYDALRVLTDTGLLRRIQPAGSVARYEDRVGDNHHHVVCRVCGRMDDVDCAAGEVPCLTADDDRGFEIDEAEVVYWGRCPDCLVAARDGDPTET from the coding sequence GTGACCCCGAGAGCCCCCCTCGAACCCGCCGACCTCCTCCGGACCCACGGCGTGCGCGTCACCGCCCCCCGGGTCGCCGTGCTCCGGGCCGTGGCCGACCAGCCGCACTGCACGACCGAGCAGGCCGACGCCGCGGTCCGCAGGGCCATCGGCGCCGTGTCCCGCCAGGCCGTGTACGACGCCCTCCGCGTCCTCACCGACACGGGCCTGCTCCGTCGCATCCAGCCCGCCGGCTCCGTCGCCCGCTACGAGGACCGCGTCGGCGACAACCACCACCACGTGGTCTGCCGGGTCTGCGGACGCATGGACGACGTCGACTGCGCCGCGGGCGAGGTGCCCTGCCTGACCGCGGACGACGACCGGGGCTTCGAGATCGACGAGGCCGAGGTCGTCTACTGGGGCCGCTGCCCCGACTGCCTGGTCGCGGCCCGCGACGGGGACCCGACCGAGACCTGA
- a CDS encoding DUF899 family protein, whose product MTTTPPTRPAPLPPVVDEATWRQALDDLRAREKAATRELDAIAAQRRRLPAVAMPDYTLEGPDGPVRLAEVFAGRRQLVVYNHMWFPAETWQCGGCTSFTAQFARLDFLEPYDARFVVVTQGPIDEALAYKRRVGNQMDWYSTADSPFGTDVGAPPGGGFAVNVFLRGDDDAVYRTWHTDGRGTEQLSHTFPLVDVLPYGRQEEWQDAPDGWPQGPAYAGWLDSPDIAELYGEG is encoded by the coding sequence ATGACCACCACCCCACCCACCCGGCCGGCACCGCTCCCCCCGGTCGTCGACGAGGCCACCTGGCGCCAGGCCCTCGACGACCTGCGGGCCCGGGAGAAGGCCGCGACCCGCGAGCTCGACGCCATCGCCGCCCAGCGGCGCCGGCTCCCGGCGGTGGCCATGCCCGACTACACCCTGGAGGGCCCCGACGGGCCCGTGCGCCTCGCGGAGGTCTTCGCCGGGCGCCGCCAGCTGGTCGTCTACAACCACATGTGGTTCCCCGCCGAGACCTGGCAGTGCGGGGGCTGCACCAGCTTCACCGCCCAGTTCGCCCGCCTCGACTTCCTCGAGCCCTACGACGCCCGCTTCGTCGTCGTCACGCAGGGGCCGATCGACGAGGCCCTCGCCTACAAGCGGCGGGTGGGCAACCAGATGGACTGGTACTCCACGGCCGACAGCCCCTTCGGCACCGACGTCGGGGCGCCCCCCGGCGGCGGCTTCGCCGTCAACGTGTTCCTCCGGGGCGACGACGACGCCGTCTACCGCACCTGGCACACCGACGGCCGGGGCACCGAGCAGCTGTCGCACACCTTCCCGCTCGTGGACGTGCTCCCCTACGGCCGCCAGGAGGAGTGGCAGGACGCCCCCGACGGCTGGCCCCAGGGCCCGGCCTACGCGGGCTGGCTCGACTCGCCCGACATCGCCGAGCTCTACGGCGAGGGGTGA